A single region of the Vicia villosa cultivar HV-30 ecotype Madison, WI linkage group LG4, Vvil1.0, whole genome shotgun sequence genome encodes:
- the LOC131598992 gene encoding uncharacterized protein LOC131598992 — protein sequence MSLLLRIRHCLPNGLYRQPIYGRVVGSNARKLNVLSRNFGQAARKEEEEDLEEVEIDQRSLPADFDPATFDPNENRGPPSERVFRLVDEVASLTLAEAAELGLVLMKKMGIKEMPNVGYLKAGSANLAGMAAKASTAVKEEVKPEKTVFELKLLSYEAASKIKVIKEVRGFTDLGLKEAKDIVEKTPSIIKKGVSKEEGEQIIEKLKALGANVVME from the coding sequence ATGAGCTTGCTTTTGAGAATAAGACATTGTTTACCCAATGGTCTGTATAGACAACCTATTTATGGACGCGTAGTAGGTTCGAATGCTAGGAAATTAAATGTATTATCAAGAAACTTTGGTCAAGCGGCCAGAAAAGAGGAGGAAGAGGACCTAGAGGAAGTGGAAATTGATCAGAGAAGTCTCCCGGCTGATTTTGATCCTGCAACATTTGATCCCAATGAGAATCGCGGCCCTCCATCAGAGAGAGTTTTCAGGCTTGTTGATGAAGTGGCATCTCTAACGCTAGCCGAAGCTGCAGAATTGGGTCTcgttctgatgaagaaaatgggtATAAAGGAGATGCCTAATGTGGGATATTTGAAAGCAGGGTCTGCAAATTTGGCTGGAATGGCAGCAAAAGCCTCGACAGCAGTCAAGGAAGAGGTAAAACCAGAAAAAACTGTATTTGAATTGAAACTGTTGTCCTATGAAGCAGCTTCCAAAATTAAAGTCATCAAAGAGGTTCGTGGCTTTACGGATTTAGGTTTGAAAGAGGCAAAGGATATAGTGGAAAAAACACCTTCTATTATAAAGAAAGGTGTTTCAAAGGAAGAAGGAGAACAGATAATAGAGAAATTGAAAGCACTTGGTGCAAATGTTGTTATGGAGTGA